The following proteins come from a genomic window of Alnus glutinosa chromosome 10, dhAlnGlut1.1, whole genome shotgun sequence:
- the LOC133880702 gene encoding UDP-glycosyltransferase 73C4-like, translating into MASESSDQLHFVLIPFMSQGHLIPMIDIAKILAQRNAVATIITTPLNAVRFNATIDRAVKSGLPIRLLQIQFPCAEAGLPEGCENIDSLPSPDLIMNFVTAMNMLQQPVEQLLEELKPSPSCLIPDKQFPWTAETALKFHIPRVSFDGTNCFSRLCFNSLHVSKVYENVLSDTDTFVVPGLPDRIELRKAQLPGAFNPGPNDKDMNVFRAKVREAEAEAYGVLVNSYEELEPAYVEEYRKARGQRVWCVGPVSLCSQEDMDKAARGNRASMDENQRLKWLDSWPPSSVIYACLGSLNRLTPSQQMELGLGLEASNKPFIWVLRGSYKSQEMENLLLEDGFEERVKGRGLIIHGWAPQVLILSHPAIGGFLTHCGWNSSLEGICAGVPMMTWPMFAEQFLNEKLIVQVLEVGVRVGVELTMTWGEEEKFGVAVKRENVEEAVEKIMGEGEEREERRERARKLAEMAKKAIKEGGSSFLNITLLLQDIRQQAKKQKNK; encoded by the exons ATGGCGTCAGAATCTTCCGATCAGCTCCACTTTGTATTGATACCCTTCATGAGCCAAGGCCACCTCATACCCATGATAGACATAGCCAAAATATTGGCACAGCGCAACGCAGTAGCCACCATAATCACCACGCCGCTCAATGCCGTCCGATTCAATGCCACCATCGATCGGGCCGTCAAATCCGGGCTACCCATCCGGCTTCTCCAGATTCAGTTTCCATGTGCCGAGGCCGGCTTGCCGGAAGGATGCGAGAATATAGATTCTCTTCCTTCGCCGGATTTGATCATGAATTTTGTAACGGCGATGAACATGTTGCAGCAGCCGGTAGAACAGCTGCTTGAAGAGCTGAAGCCATCTCCAAGCTGCTTAATTCCTGATAAACAATTTCCGTGGACGGCTGAGACGGCGCTCAAGTTTCACATTCCGAGAGTTTCATTCGACGGGACAAACTGTTTCAGCCGCTTGTGCTTTAACAGTTTGCACGTTTCCAAAGTGTACGAGAATGTTTTGTCCGACACAGATACTTTCGTAGTACCCGGTTTGCCGGATCGGATTGAACTCAGAAAAGCTCAGCTGCCGGGAGCGTTCAATCCAGGACCAAACGATAAAGATATGAATGTTTTTCGTGCAAAGGTGAGGGAAGCTGAAGCGGAAGCATATGGAGTATTGGTTAACAGTTACGAGGAGTTGGAACCGGCGTATGTCGAGGAATACCGGAAGGCAAGAGGGCAAAGGGTGTGGTGCGTTGGCCCGGTGTCTCTGTGTAGCCAGGAGGACATGGACAAGGCTGCCAGAG GTAACAGGGCCTCCATGGATGAAAACCAGCGTTTGAAGTGGCTCGATTCATGGCCACCGAGTTCTGTAATCTACGCATGTCTAGGAAGCCTTAATCGCCTAACACCTTCACAGCAGATGGAGCTTGGTTTAGGCTTGGAAGCATCGAACAAGCCTTTCATCTGGGTCTTACGAGGATCATACAAAAGCCAAGAAATGGAAAATTTGTTATTAGAAGACGGTTTTGAGGAAAGAGTAAAAGGAAGAGGTTTGATAATCCATGGCTGGGCACCACAGGTTTTGATACTGTCGCATCCTGCGATTGGTGGTTTCTTAACACACTGTGGCTGGAATTCTAGCCTGGAAGGGATTTGTGCCGGCGTCCCAATGATGACATGGCCGATGTTTGCGGAACAGTTTCTCAATGAGAAGCTAATCGTGCAGGTTTTGGAGGTTGGCGTGAGGGTGGGAGTTGAGTTGACTATGACATGGGGGGAGGAAGAGAAGTTTGGGGTGGCTGTGAAGAGGGAAAATGTTGAGGAGGCTGTGGAGAAGATAATGGGtgaaggagaagagagagaagagagaagagaaagagcAAGAAAGCTTGCAGAGATGGCGAAGAAGGCAATTAAAGAAGGAGGGTCTTCTTTTCTCAACATTACACTACTTCTTCAAGATATCAGGCAGCaagcaaaaaagcaaaaaaataagtaG